In a genomic window of Fimbriiglobus ruber:
- a CDS encoding BPSL0067 family protein, giving the protein MKVHCCLGTGGLVVLMMAVPVFADHIAPNPQDWAGKPLEGDGECVTFVKRAAGITASTKDWKAGVAVKGANPKVGTAIATFIDGKYNGHAAIYLGQNAEGIQVVDQWAERKDGKGKVLRPAQPPHTRTIKWNGKGISNDGMLFHVIQ; this is encoded by the coding sequence ATGAAAGTTCATTGCTGCCTTGGAACAGGCGGACTGGTCGTTTTGATGATGGCCGTCCCTGTGTTCGCTGATCACATCGCGCCCAATCCACAGGATTGGGCGGGAAAGCCGCTGGAAGGTGACGGCGAGTGCGTGACCTTCGTAAAAAGGGCCGCCGGCATCACCGCTTCGACGAAGGACTGGAAGGCGGGCGTTGCAGTGAAGGGTGCAAACCCTAAAGTGGGGACAGCTATCGCGACTTTTATCGACGGCAAATACAACGGCCACGCCGCGATCTACCTGGGGCAAAACGCCGAAGGGATCCAAGTCGTCGATCAGTGGGCTGAGCGCAAAGACGGGAAAGGCAAGGTACTTCGTCCGGCTCAACCGCCTCATACGCGGACGATCAAGTGGAATGGTAAAGGCATCTCTAACGATGGGATGCTGTTTCATGTCATCCAGTAA
- a CDS encoding RNA polymerase sigma factor yields the protein MSHSLVDFLRTASGPSPDRADVLWARYRETGDEAAFTTLVGWYGNGIYRRILIAAGFDHPLAEEVFQATLFKLHERRQTLACPTFEAALAWWRAAAGNEVRMALRGRRRGRARETEVARNPATAVAADAETEILRTELLAELGAAFNRLRPEYRETLALLYFENLPESRAAEILGRHRETVARWAACGLARLRDLLAARGVLPAAGGTAVAGVTLANAARAATPSTVRIVELAIAARVANPSGAALAAASWAKKIVAALATAVLAGGALVGWQVELMSNRFTPGAGGDLPGPLTNRPSPVLTNFTIVEVTGGYYEIAGDVTQNGVAAAGMTVSFGGTPETLHSMTTITDTNGHFDVLVELNDDGSDSGMATAQATDAYCQTSNIARDLITIWRWHDQTPSVTTTPAHVPTYRSGFRVSRAPIRKDNVPTNPDGPSGP from the coding sequence ATGAGTCATTCCCTCGTCGATTTCCTGCGAACGGCTAGCGGGCCATCGCCGGACCGGGCGGACGTGCTGTGGGCTCGTTACCGCGAGACCGGTGACGAAGCCGCGTTCACGACTCTCGTGGGGTGGTACGGGAACGGCATCTACCGCCGTATTCTGATCGCCGCCGGGTTCGACCACCCGCTGGCCGAAGAGGTCTTTCAGGCCACCTTGTTCAAGCTGCACGAGCGGCGGCAGACCCTCGCGTGCCCGACGTTCGAGGCCGCCCTAGCGTGGTGGCGGGCGGCGGCCGGGAACGAGGTCCGGATGGCCCTTCGGGGCCGGCGGCGGGGTCGCGCGCGCGAAACAGAGGTCGCCCGAAATCCTGCGACCGCCGTCGCAGCGGATGCCGAGACCGAAATCCTTCGGACCGAACTGCTCGCCGAACTCGGGGCAGCGTTCAACCGCCTCCGACCCGAGTACCGGGAAACCCTAGCCCTCCTCTACTTCGAAAATCTTCCCGAGTCCCGGGCGGCTGAGATCCTCGGCCGCCATCGGGAAACCGTGGCGCGGTGGGCCGCGTGCGGGTTGGCCCGGCTCCGGGATTTGTTAGCCGCCCGAGGGGTGTTGCCCGCCGCCGGTGGAACGGCTGTCGCCGGGGTCACCCTGGCCAACGCCGCTCGGGCCGCGACGCCATCCACGGTTCGGATCGTGGAACTCGCGATCGCAGCCCGGGTCGCAAACCCGTCGGGTGCGGCGCTGGCGGCCGCCAGTTGGGCCAAGAAGATCGTCGCGGCACTCGCGACAGCAGTTCTTGCTGGTGGTGCCCTGGTTGGGTGGCAAGTAGAGCTGATGTCTAACCGATTCACCCCCGGCGCCGGGGGTGATCTGCCCGGGCCGCTCACGAATCGCCCCTCACCGGTTCTGACCAATTTCACGATCGTGGAGGTGACCGGTGGTTATTACGAGATCGCGGGTGATGTCACGCAAAACGGCGTGGCGGCGGCCGGCATGACCGTGTCGTTCGGGGGCACGCCCGAAACACTTCACAGCATGACAACGATAACGGACACGAATGGGCACTTCGACGTATTGGTGGAGTTAAACGACGACGGCAGCGACAGTGGCATGGCGACCGCCCAAGCGACGGACGCATATTGCCAGACGTCGAATATCGCCAGGGATTTAATCACGATATGGAGGTGGCACGACCAGACGCCGAGTGTAACTACGACTCCCGCACACGTTCCAACATACCGCAGTGGATTTCGCGTGAGTCGAGCCCCGATCCGCAAAGACAATGTCCCGACGAACCCTGACGGGCCGTCCGGTCCGTGA